A stretch of DNA from Aliarcobacter thereius LMG 24486:
TATTGTTGTAAAAGTAAATGGTGAAATGGCAGGTTTTGTTGCAACACATATACACTCTTCAAGAATGGCAGAAGTTAGAAGTTTAATAGTAAATGAGAAATTTAGAGGATTAGGATTAGGGAAAAAGCTTGTAGAAGAGTGTGCCGAAGAAGCAAAGTTTTATGGACTTAGCCAAATACTATCTTTAACATATGAAAAAGATTTCTTTTTATCATGTGGATTTTATGAAATTCAAAAAGAGGATATTCCTGAACAAAAGATTTGGGCTGATTGTATAAGATGTAAGCTTTTTCCTATTTGTAATGAAATTGCAATGGTAAAAGATATTAATTAAAAAAATATGAAAAATACAATTAAAAATTTTTATAAAAATAATTTACTTTATTTAGCTAAAGAGAAATTATCAAAAATAACAATTTTTTTAATTGTTGTATTGGATTTAATTGTATTAAATATTTTAATTGATGGAATTGATTTTCAAAATAATATTGTAAATCATCCAAAGAAAAT
This window harbors:
- a CDS encoding N-acetyltransferase; this encodes MEIEFYKPTVLDIPKMQELVKPEVDKGIILLRTEDEMATTIRSYIVVKVNGEMAGFVATHIHSSRMAEVRSLIVNEKFRGLGLGKKLVEECAEEAKFYGLSQILSLTYEKDFFLSCGFYEIQKEDIPEQKIWADCIRCKLFPICNEIAMVKDIN